TTGATACCGCGCTAATAGGGTGTTGGTGTTGAGCCAGGATGTTCCGCCTCTCCAGCCTGCAACGTCCGGCGGCGAATACAGTTCCTGCCCCATTTTACGCATCGCTTGCGCATGGCCCTTGGAAACGCTGAGCTGAAGAGCCTTCAGAATGCCAGCCACATAGTCTGCCGGTGTTTTAATCAAGGCCATTCGATACTTCTCTTCATAAAATTCAGCGGATAAGAACAACTCTTGCAGTACATTTCCAATCGTCGCCTTGTTGACAATGTGCGCTGCGATTTGTTGAACCCAACCTTCTGATGGTGTATCTGTTGCAAAGTATTTAAGCAGCTTGGTTGCAAGGAAAGTGGAAAGCGTCTTCTGATGGACAATAATGTCCACGGCATCCGCTGAATCCAAATTGCCCTTCTCACCCAGCAGTTGTTTCGCATCATTATCGTGCTGTTTAGGATTAAAAGCTACTTTGTTCTCCTTCTTATCGTATGTCCACCCTGTAAAGGCGCGCGCTGCTTCTTTAACATCATTTTCTGTATAGTGACCGATACCGAGCGTGAATAACTCCATCACTTCGCGGGCGTAATTTTCATTGGGTTTGCCTTTTTTATTCCGGTTCACATCCAACCAGATCATCATGGCGGGATCCTGGCTAACGGCAAGCAGCAGCTCCTGGAAATTACCCATAGCATACTTGCGCAGCAGCGTATTCTGCTGAACCATTAAAGTGACATCATTCACCTTATAATTCGCTGTGGCAAAATGGCCATGCCAGAACAATGTCATCTTCTCAACAAGCGGAGCCGCCGAATAGACCATTCGGTAAAGCCAATACATTTGCTGATCGGCCAATTGCAAGGGGTCCAGCGCTTTCTTCCCATCTGCGGTCAATTGATCGAAGGGGATCAATACCGGTGGCTGAGCTAACACCGACTCACCCGCAATCAACCGACGGACGGTCTCCTCGGGGCCGTGTGAAACACATGCGGCAATCTCTTCTTGTGTGGCGCCGAATCCGGCACGAAGCAATAAATGAACTACTTCCTTGTTCGTCCATGGTAAGCCCATGATTTCCCTCCCCACTCCCTAATTTCCAAACTGTACCATACAAATATGTCAAAAGTATGAGCAAACGAAAAAAGAGTTCTCAGATTATCTCTGAGAAACTCCAGCTTGGAACCCTATCAGATCGTAAGTAGCGGAGATGCCTCCTTGCACGCTGAACCTTTCCTCGTATTCCTTATACATATTAGCGAACAGCCGTCGCGAGCTGAAGCCAGGTGCAGTGGCTGCTTCCGAAGCGCTAGCCCCCATGGCTTTGACCGCAAGCAGAAAATCTCTTACTGATGGATACGTTTCTTTTTGAATCGCGCCTGTTTGTTGAATACTCGAAAATCCGGCATCTACGAGCAGGTTTTTCCACTGTCTATCCGTTTGAAATGTGAGTCCATGCCTTTGCGGCTCGACGCCCCCATCTCGATACGCTTGATTAAATGACTGATGCAGCTCGTCAAATGTTCTAGGCCCGAATGTTGTGAACACCAGCAACCCTCCAGGACGAAGCAACCTTCGAAGATGGCTTAATGTTTGTCTTGGATCGCGAAGCCATTGAAAACAAGCACAAGAAACAATAAGGTCGAACGAACTTTCTTGGGCATCCACCGACCATTGTTCTACATCTGCATGAAGAAAACTCACTTGATCCGGCTGGCTGCCGCCGCTAACCAACCGATCTGCATAGATCCGATGCTTCGCCGCTTCTATCATCCCTAGCGCCATATCAATGGCGGTAATCGACGTTCGGGGCCACTCGTCAACCAGCATCTTGGTCAGTGTCCCCGTGCCGCAGCCAATCTCAAGCATGCTTGTCGGCTCTAGATTACCTTCGACCTTAAAGCGGAGCGACGAAGCAAGCTGCTCCGCCATAATGCGCTGAACCTTGGCGTGCGCATCATACGATCCTGCTGCACTCCGATGAAATTGACGCTCAATATCCAATGTCCTTATGTTCATCCCACCAACGCCTCAATTCCTCAGCTATCTTCACTTCTCGTCCCCAAAACGGCGCATGCCCGCAACCAGGTATAGGTATCAAATCTACTTGAGGCCATTGAGCAGCAAGCTCTGCGGCAGCGTTGTAGGGACAAATCTTATCTTCCAACCCATGAACCAGCAGAACCGGACATGTAATCTCCGACATCCGAGACAGAACTTCCTCGC
Above is a genomic segment from Paenibacillus sp. HWE-109 containing:
- the bioC gene encoding malonyl-ACP O-methyltransferase BioC, with protein sequence MNIRTLDIERQFHRSAAGSYDAHAKVQRIMAEQLASSLRFKVEGNLEPTSMLEIGCGTGTLTKMLVDEWPRTSITAIDMALGMIEAAKHRIYADRLVSGGSQPDQVSFLHADVEQWSVDAQESSFDLIVSCACFQWLRDPRQTLSHLRRLLRPGGLLVFTTFGPRTFDELHQSFNQAYRDGGVEPQRHGLTFQTDRQWKNLLVDAGFSSIQQTGAIQKETYPSVRDFLLAVKAMGASASEAATAPGFSSRRLFANMYKEYEERFSVQGGISATYDLIGFQAGVSQR
- a CDS encoding DUF1800 domain-containing protein: MGLPWTNKEVVHLLLRAGFGATQEEIAACVSHGPEETVRRLIAGESVLAQPPVLIPFDQLTADGKKALDPLQLADQQMYWLYRMVYSAAPLVEKMTLFWHGHFATANYKVNDVTLMVQQNTLLRKYAMGNFQELLLAVSQDPAMMIWLDVNRNKKGKPNENYAREVMELFTLGIGHYTENDVKEAARAFTGWTYDKKENKVAFNPKQHDNDAKQLLGEKGNLDSADAVDIIVHQKTLSTFLATKLLKYFATDTPSEGWVQQIAAHIVNKATIGNVLQELFLSAEFYEEKYRMALIKTPADYVAGILKALQLSVSKGHAQAMRKMGQELYSPPDVAGWRGGTSWLNTNTLLARYQFAESIAKQMNLKLLTAPAFTPEQANRPDEWVKLWSQRLTIANLSDKTLQGLSSYADDTIVHTKQKNTGLRGLMQLVLISPEAQMK